From Bacillus basilensis, a single genomic window includes:
- a CDS encoding permease, producing the protein MQPPFICHTCKKRIARKKDLITTTWYFRFYVFHSDCFKRQQVFISRFIPVNTLINFFLIIYGLIVGSILMIAEPSIIWLIFLFPILYRFLSYYYVERFFSK; encoded by the coding sequence ATGCAACCACCGTTCATCTGTCATACATGCAAAAAAAGAATTGCGCGAAAGAAAGATCTTATTACTACCACATGGTACTTCCGCTTTTATGTATTTCACAGTGATTGTTTTAAACGACAGCAAGTTTTCATCTCACGATTTATCCCTGTGAATACACTTATTAATTTCTTTCTTATTATATATGGGCTGATTGTTGGTAGCATTCTTATGATTGCAGAGCCATCTATCATTTGGCTTATTTTCTTATTTCCCATTTTATATCGGTTTCTTTCCTATTATTATGTTGAACGTTTTTTCTCTAAATGA
- the spoIIP gene encoding stage II sporulation protein SpoIIP encodes MNRGFFYVKFTSVRKLVLFIIATVLATFFLISMMVTSMKETKSTYLYNWLNELSMNGYMYVLGKENHYFTQEYRNLNQDFSISSFLFSMATNIRFNDVRSFVGKELPGFGKYDTEIVIAGEGTNYSNLPIESSVPLEEVVKERTGEGGQAPKTDKNKEKKQPAQTTGKRQVAFIYHSHSWESYLPLLNLTNDPNPNKATSSVTNISIVGDRFREQLEGEGIGATNDKTDVGQKLISKGLNSNSSYKMSREIVQEAMTGNKELQYFFDLHRDSARKNVTTKAIGDKSYAKLAFVIGKGNKNYEKNLQLATALHETINKKYPGVSRGVIQKGFQTGNGVYNQDLSGQAILIEVGGVDNTEEELNRSIDALAKAFGEYFWQAEKVNG; translated from the coding sequence ATGAATCGAGGCTTTTTTTATGTGAAGTTCACGAGTGTACGTAAGTTAGTATTATTTATTATTGCTACAGTACTAGCGACTTTTTTTCTTATTAGTATGATGGTAACCTCTATGAAAGAGACAAAGTCAACGTATTTATATAATTGGTTAAATGAGTTATCGATGAATGGTTACATGTATGTTCTTGGGAAAGAGAATCATTATTTTACACAGGAATATAGGAATTTAAATCAAGATTTTTCAATATCGTCGTTTCTCTTTTCCATGGCTACGAATATTCGTTTTAACGATGTACGCAGTTTTGTCGGTAAAGAGCTACCTGGTTTTGGTAAGTACGATACAGAAATTGTTATTGCGGGTGAAGGAACAAATTATTCTAACTTACCGATAGAGTCGAGCGTTCCACTTGAAGAAGTAGTAAAAGAACGGACTGGAGAAGGTGGACAGGCTCCAAAAACGGATAAGAACAAAGAGAAAAAGCAACCTGCTCAAACGACAGGAAAAAGACAAGTTGCTTTTATTTATCATTCGCATAGCTGGGAATCTTATTTGCCGTTATTGAATTTAACAAACGATCCAAATCCGAATAAAGCAACAAGTTCCGTCACGAATATTTCAATAGTCGGCGACCGATTTCGTGAACAATTAGAAGGTGAAGGAATCGGAGCAACAAACGATAAGACTGATGTTGGTCAAAAGTTGATTAGTAAAGGATTAAATAGTAATAGTTCTTATAAAATGTCACGAGAAATTGTACAAGAAGCAATGACTGGCAATAAGGAACTACAGTACTTTTTTGACTTACATCGTGATAGTGCTCGGAAAAATGTAACGACAAAAGCAATTGGAGATAAATCATATGCAAAGCTTGCTTTCGTAATAGGAAAAGGAAATAAAAACTATGAAAAGAACTTACAATTAGCAACGGCTTTACATGAGACAATTAATAAGAAATATCCAGGGGTTAGCCGCGGTGTCATTCAAAAAGGATTCCAAACAGGCAATGGAGTCTATAATCAAGATTTGTCAGGGCAAGCAATATTAATTGAAGTTGGTGGTGTAGATAATACAGAAGAAGAATTAAATCGATCAATTGACGCACTTGCTAAAGCATTTGGTGAATACTTTTGGCAAGCTGAAAAAGTGAATGGATAA
- a CDS encoding GNAT family N-acetyltransferase: MIREIKVEDAASFLQLSKRLDEETKFMLYEPGERKFTVKQQEQMIHRFIENEYATILVAVEEERIVGFILVNGNNIQRKRHVAGIVIGILQEHSGRGIGTRLFKEAEKWARLHDVWRLELTVMAHNTRAQALYKKAGFEKEGVKKAALIIDGENIDEYEMAKLLK, from the coding sequence GTGATCAGGGAAATCAAAGTAGAAGATGCAGCATCATTTTTGCAATTAAGTAAGCGATTAGATGAAGAAACAAAATTTATGTTATATGAACCAGGAGAAAGAAAATTTACAGTTAAGCAACAAGAACAAATGATTCATCGCTTTATAGAAAATGAATATGCAACAATATTGGTAGCAGTTGAAGAAGAGAGAATAGTAGGATTTATTTTAGTGAATGGAAATAATATTCAAAGAAAGCGACATGTAGCAGGTATTGTAATTGGTATTTTGCAAGAGCATAGCGGGCGAGGTATTGGGACGAGATTGTTTAAAGAGGCTGAGAAGTGGGCAAGATTACATGATGTATGGCGTTTAGAATTAACGGTAATGGCCCACAATACAAGAGCTCAGGCACTATATAAAAAAGCTGGATTTGAGAAAGAAGGTGTCAAAAAAGCTGCTCTTATTATCGATGGTGAGAACATCGATGAGTATGAAATGGCCAAATTATTAAAATAA
- a CDS encoding D-alanyl-D-alanine carboxypeptidase family protein produces the protein MKKRWILLGIVAAILIVGVAGINYKMYKDKQAREVNVNNIFPKAKETIANMDGDIAVISNPNSMLVLVNKSRRLPDGYRPPDLVIPKVRYSSEGDQEKKKMRKEAAGALEEMFQQADKERIFLFAVSGFRSFDRQKALNTMYKKQDGEAKTAMSSAVPGTSEHQTGLAMDITSQSAKFQLETIFGETKEGQWLSENAHKFGFVIRYTKEKESLTGYRFEPWHVRYVGNPQATYLYENQLTLEEVTE, from the coding sequence ATGAAAAAAAGATGGATACTACTTGGTATCGTAGCGGCGATACTCATTGTTGGAGTAGCAGGAATCAATTATAAAATGTATAAGGATAAGCAGGCGCGCGAGGTAAATGTAAATAACATATTTCCGAAAGCGAAAGAAACGATTGCGAATATGGATGGTGATATTGCGGTAATTAGTAATCCGAATTCGATGCTTGTGCTTGTGAATAAAAGTAGGCGTTTGCCAGATGGGTATAGACCGCCAGATTTAGTTATTCCGAAAGTGCGCTACTCAAGTGAAGGTGATCAAGAAAAGAAAAAAATGAGGAAAGAGGCAGCAGGAGCGCTTGAGGAAATGTTTCAGCAAGCTGATAAGGAGCGTATTTTCCTTTTTGCAGTCTCTGGATTTAGATCTTTTGATCGACAAAAAGCATTGAATACGATGTATAAAAAACAAGATGGAGAAGCAAAAACAGCAATGTCGAGTGCAGTTCCTGGAACGAGTGAACATCAAACTGGACTAGCTATGGATATTACATCGCAATCTGCTAAGTTTCAGTTAGAGACAATTTTTGGTGAAACGAAAGAAGGGCAGTGGCTTTCTGAAAATGCTCATAAATTTGGTTTTGTCATTCGATATACAAAAGAGAAAGAATCGCTTACGGGCTATCGATTTGAACCATGGCATGTGAGGTATGTGGGGAATCCACAAGCTACATATTTATATGAAAATCAACTGACACTTGAAGAAGTAACAGAGTGA
- a CDS encoding NUDIX domain-containing protein: MTVLYKKKVHAYVTREKEGVMQLLVFKHRDVPEAGIQVPGGTVDVGETLEAALLREVQEETGLRHLCIESFLADYIIHVKEKKEYQKRHFFHVTLLTDVKDTWEHIVSAGEEDQGLVFCYEWVNIAKCPELAGKQGEFLHLLDEVYVK; this comes from the coding sequence ATGACGGTGTTATATAAGAAAAAAGTACACGCATATGTGACAAGAGAAAAAGAGGGAGTTATGCAACTGCTTGTTTTTAAACATCGTGATGTACCTGAAGCTGGTATACAAGTACCAGGGGGAACAGTTGACGTAGGAGAAACGTTAGAAGCAGCACTTTTACGTGAAGTACAAGAAGAGACTGGATTACGTCATTTATGCATAGAGAGTTTTTTAGCAGATTACATCATACATGTGAAAGAGAAAAAGGAATATCAAAAACGACATTTTTTCCACGTAACGTTACTAACAGATGTAAAAGATACTTGGGAACATATAGTAAGTGCGGGTGAGGAAGATCAAGGTTTAGTATTTTGCTACGAATGGGTTAATATTGCAAAATGTCCTGAATTAGCCGGGAAACAAGGTGAGTTTTTACATTTGTTAGATGAGGTATATGTAAAGTAA
- a CDS encoding amidase family protein: MEMQFNALLQKELNIHDIQAAMEAGQLTSKELVMYYLHRIAMYDQDGPKINSILEINPDAIFMAEALDHERKTKGVRGPLHGIPVLLKDNIETNDSMHTSAGTIALEQHISSEDAFLVTKLREAGAVIIGKTNMTELANGMSFDMWAGYSARGGQTINPYGTGEDDMFVGGSSTGSAIAVAANFTVVSVGTETDGSILSPAVQNSVVGIKPTVGLISRRGIIPLTYSQDTAGPFARTVTDATILLGSLTGLDDKDVATHKSEGIAEDDYTKYLDDNGLNGAKIGVYSNAPKDYYESGEYDEKLFKETIEVLRSKGATVVEDIDIPSFHREWSWGVSLYELKHSLDNYLSKLPSTIPVHSISELMEFNKNIAERALKYGQTKLEIRKDFPNTLRNSEYLNARLEDIYFSQEQGIDFALEKYNLDAILFPSYIGSTICAKAGYPSIAIHAGYMESGRPFGITLASTAFSEGILIKLAYAYGQATKHRRIPNLS, encoded by the coding sequence ATGGAGATGCAGTTCAATGCACTATTACAAAAAGAATTAAATATTCATGATATACAAGCAGCGATGGAAGCGGGACAATTAACTTCAAAAGAACTAGTTATGTATTATCTTCATAGAATCGCAATGTATGATCAAGACGGACCTAAAATCAATTCTATTTTAGAAATCAACCCGGACGCTATCTTTATGGCAGAAGCGCTAGATCATGAAAGAAAAACAAAAGGTGTAAGAGGTCCGCTACACGGCATACCTGTTCTACTTAAAGACAATATCGAAACGAATGATTCTATGCATACAAGTGCAGGTACGATTGCACTAGAACAACATATAAGTAGTGAAGATGCATTTCTCGTTACGAAACTGCGAGAAGCAGGAGCAGTGATAATAGGAAAAACAAATATGACAGAATTAGCAAATGGAATGTCTTTTGACATGTGGGCTGGATATAGTGCAAGAGGTGGGCAAACAATAAACCCTTACGGTACAGGGGAGGATGATATGTTTGTTGGGGGCTCAAGTACAGGGTCTGCGATAGCAGTTGCCGCTAATTTTACAGTAGTATCTGTTGGAACAGAAACAGATGGTTCTATATTGAGTCCAGCTGTTCAAAACTCTGTAGTAGGTATTAAACCGACTGTTGGTCTAATTAGTCGTAGGGGAATTATTCCGCTTACTTATTCACAGGATACAGCGGGACCATTTGCTAGAACGGTAACAGATGCTACTATTTTGTTAGGGAGTTTAACTGGGTTAGACGACAAGGATGTAGCTACTCATAAAAGTGAAGGTATAGCAGAAGATGACTATACAAAGTATCTTGATGATAATGGTTTAAATGGAGCAAAGATTGGTGTATATAGCAATGCGCCAAAAGATTATTATGAATCTGGTGAGTATGATGAAAAATTGTTTAAGGAAACGATTGAAGTATTGCGTAGTAAGGGCGCGACAGTAGTAGAGGATATTGATATTCCATCTTTTCATAGGGAATGGAGTTGGGGAGTATCGCTTTATGAACTAAAGCATAGTCTAGATAATTATCTTTCTAAATTACCTTCAACTATTCCAGTACATTCTATTTCGGAATTAATGGAGTTTAATAAAAACATAGCAGAAAGAGCTTTGAAATATGGACAAACTAAATTAGAAATAAGAAAAGATTTTCCTAATACATTAAGAAATTCAGAATATTTAAATGCAAGGTTAGAAGATATATATTTTTCTCAAGAACAAGGCATTGATTTTGCACTGGAAAAATATAATCTTGATGCGATTCTGTTCCCTTCTTATATAGGCTCCACTATATGTGCGAAAGCAGGTTATCCGTCTATTGCAATACATGCAGGATATATGGAGAGCGGGAGACCTTTTGGGATTACTCTTGCAAGTACCGCTTTTAGTGAAGGAATATTAATTAAACTAGCATATGCTTATGGACAAGCGACTAAACATAGGAGAATCCCTAATTTGTCATAA
- a CDS encoding MFS transporter: protein MHKRSLTYYLSSKICITLADIVYVMIITTHMYITTKSATLTALFPLLQVITNLIANTSAPLIMNRFPSYSLLFTLQWSKTALLFLLMILFPVLSTNIVALLIFIFFISLCSGWSAPLLYGILPRLTPQENLVKVNSIFSFSIQIAQAAAYSFTSVIVLLIGATSTLMINNILMIFGCVALHFSLRSIHNERVIEPSSSKGAALLEGWKLLFQNPALRTVTCMDLIETFAGTIWIGAITMAYVTTALHKGEEWWGYINTSYYVGTLIGGLLAWKMSIYIQNNLIRSMAIGSLIFSILTFLYGMTSSGFIALFLCVLMGPCYQIRDISQTTVLQSSVAPSLLSRMYTAHGALLSTASGLSMLSVGIITDMFGVRTIYIIASFLILCSACLSFSLLKYDKTDQKIS from the coding sequence TTGCACAAGCGTTCCCTAACATACTATTTAAGCTCTAAAATATGCATTACTCTCGCTGACATCGTATACGTAATGATTATTACAACTCATATGTATATCACAACTAAATCCGCTACATTAACTGCTCTCTTTCCATTATTACAAGTCATTACAAATCTTATAGCAAATACATCTGCACCACTTATAATGAATCGATTTCCATCTTATTCATTACTGTTTACACTACAATGGTCAAAAACTGCTCTATTATTTTTATTAATGATATTATTCCCGGTCCTTTCCACAAACATTGTAGCACTATTAATTTTCATTTTTTTCATTTCATTATGTAGTGGCTGGAGCGCTCCATTACTATACGGTATTCTACCGCGCCTTACACCACAAGAAAATTTAGTAAAAGTAAATAGTATTTTTTCCTTTTCCATACAAATTGCGCAAGCCGCTGCTTATTCATTTACAAGTGTTATTGTTCTTCTTATCGGCGCTACTTCTACACTCATGATAAATAACATTTTGATGATTTTCGGATGTGTTGCACTACACTTTTCATTACGTTCCATACATAATGAACGAGTAATAGAGCCTTCTTCTTCAAAAGGCGCCGCTTTATTAGAAGGTTGGAAACTCTTATTTCAAAATCCTGCTCTCCGTACCGTTACATGTATGGACTTAATTGAAACATTCGCAGGGACAATATGGATCGGCGCTATTACGATGGCTTATGTAACGACTGCCCTTCATAAAGGAGAAGAATGGTGGGGATATATTAATACAAGTTATTATGTTGGGACGTTAATTGGCGGGCTATTAGCGTGGAAAATGAGTATATACATTCAAAACAATTTAATACGCTCCATGGCGATAGGCTCTCTTATATTTAGTATTCTTACATTTTTATATGGTATGACAAGTAGCGGATTTATTGCGCTTTTTTTATGTGTTCTAATGGGTCCATGTTATCAAATTAGAGATATTTCTCAAACGACAGTTCTACAATCAAGTGTCGCTCCTTCTTTATTATCAAGAATGTATACAGCACATGGCGCACTTCTTTCAACAGCTTCTGGTCTTTCTATGCTTAGTGTTGGTATTATTACTGATATGTTCGGTGTTCGTACAATTTATATCATCGCTTCTTTTCTTATTTTATGTTCTGCTTGTTTATCTTTTAGTTTATTAAAATATGATAAGACAGATCAAAAAATATCTTAA
- a CDS encoding NfeD family protein → MAAWVIWFIIAGILFIAEMLSITFYMLWLGIGAVVGGLIALFVPEALLLQVVVGAIVSLTLTFFTKRISKNFREAKGFTDTVDMLAGKKGIVMQAITNEVNGIVKVDGGTWTAVADNPIDAGEKIVVIKRHSTILQVKRESE, encoded by the coding sequence ATGGCTGCTTGGGTAATTTGGTTTATAATAGCTGGTATTTTATTTATTGCAGAAATGTTGTCGATTACGTTTTACATGCTTTGGCTTGGAATTGGAGCTGTTGTCGGAGGTCTTATTGCTTTGTTTGTCCCTGAAGCACTATTATTACAAGTTGTTGTTGGTGCGATTGTAAGTTTAACACTGACTTTCTTCACCAAAAGAATTTCAAAAAATTTTCGGGAAGCAAAAGGCTTTACTGATACAGTAGATATGCTTGCAGGTAAAAAAGGGATTGTTATGCAAGCGATTACAAATGAAGTGAATGGTATTGTGAAGGTGGATGGAGGTACTTGGACAGCTGTTGCAGATAATCCAATTGATGCTGGAGAAAAAATCGTTGTTATAAAGAGGCATAGTACTATTTTACAAGTGAAAAGGGAGAGTGAATAA
- a CDS encoding SPFH domain-containing protein: MVALTLTIIFALIVVTFIALTIKIIPQQKVGVVERFGKFQRIMQPGLNLLIPIVDRVRVYHDLRIQQTNVPPQKVITKDNVQVEIDTIIFYQIVEPELATYGISNYEYGVRNITSATMRQIIGKMELDETLSGREKISTEIRLALDEATEKWGVRIERVEVVDINPPKDVQASMEKQMKAERNKRAIILEAEAAKQDKVLRAEGEKQSKILMAEGDKEARIREAEGLKEAKELEAQGEARAIEEIAKAEQNRIELLREANLDERILAYKSFESLAEVAKGPANKVFIPSNAIETLGTLGAIGEIFKEKQAKRLPSSDTPKEQ, translated from the coding sequence ATGGTAGCATTAACGTTAACGATTATATTTGCACTAATTGTTGTTACATTTATCGCATTAACAATTAAAATTATTCCTCAGCAAAAAGTTGGGGTCGTTGAAAGATTTGGTAAGTTTCAACGTATTATGCAACCAGGATTAAATTTATTAATACCAATTGTGGATCGCGTTCGCGTATATCACGACTTACGTATTCAACAAACGAATGTACCACCGCAAAAGGTGATTACAAAAGATAATGTTCAAGTAGAAATTGATACAATTATTTTCTATCAAATTGTGGAACCAGAACTTGCGACATATGGTATTTCAAACTATGAATATGGTGTTCGTAACATTACTTCTGCAACGATGCGTCAAATTATTGGTAAAATGGAACTGGATGAAACGTTATCTGGTCGTGAAAAAATTTCAACAGAAATTCGCTTAGCGCTTGATGAAGCAACAGAAAAATGGGGCGTTCGTATTGAACGTGTTGAAGTAGTAGATATTAACCCACCAAAAGATGTGCAAGCATCAATGGAAAAACAAATGAAAGCAGAACGTAATAAACGTGCGATTATTTTAGAGGCTGAAGCTGCCAAACAAGATAAAGTCCTTCGTGCTGAAGGGGAAAAGCAAAGTAAAATCTTAATGGCTGAAGGGGATAAAGAAGCACGTATCAGAGAAGCTGAAGGGTTAAAAGAAGCAAAAGAATTAGAAGCGCAAGGGGAAGCAAGAGCGATTGAGGAAATTGCAAAAGCAGAACAAAATCGAATTGAATTACTTCGTGAAGCGAATCTAGATGAGCGTATACTTGCTTACAAATCATTTGAATCATTAGCTGAAGTTGCAAAAGGGCCAGCAAATAAAGTCTTTATTCCATCTAATGCAATTGAAACACTTGGTACTCTCGGGGCAATTGGAGAAATCTTTAAAGAAAAACAGGCGAAGAGATTACCTTCTTCAGATACACCAAAAGAACAATAA
- a CDS encoding histidine phosphatase family protein, with translation MQILLIRHGESEADILNVHEGRADFELTEKGRQQVQRLVQKVKTDFPPDFIWASTLKRARETAETLAEGIGCPIQLEEELMEFNNGVQAGLSFEEAKKYPEPKFLHDRFENGESFIEFRMRIEGIFSKIVTENTYDRIAIVAHGGVINSLLRAFFKMPISMDYYFKMGDTGISLIEIDGEQKTVHFINDTSHLDGM, from the coding sequence ATGCAAATATTACTAATACGCCACGGAGAATCCGAAGCTGATATCTTAAACGTACATGAAGGACGAGCTGACTTTGAATTAACAGAAAAGGGAAGACAGCAAGTGCAAAGGCTTGTACAGAAAGTGAAAACAGATTTTCCGCCAGATTTCATTTGGGCAAGTACATTAAAACGTGCTCGTGAAACTGCTGAAACGTTAGCTGAAGGAATTGGGTGTCCAATTCAATTAGAAGAGGAATTAATGGAGTTTAATAATGGAGTGCAAGCAGGCTTATCATTTGAAGAAGCAAAGAAATATCCAGAGCCAAAGTTTCTTCATGATCGTTTTGAAAACGGGGAATCGTTTATTGAGTTTCGAATGAGAATAGAGGGAATCTTTTCTAAAATCGTGACAGAGAATACATATGACCGAATTGCAATTGTTGCACATGGTGGTGTAATAAATAGTCTATTACGTGCATTTTTCAAAATGCCAATTTCAATGGATTATTACTTTAAAATGGGAGATACGGGAATAAGCTTAATTGAAATTGATGGGGAACAAAAAACGGTACATTTCATTAATGATACGAGTCATTTGGACGGGATGTAA
- a CDS encoding Cof-type HAD-IIB family hydrolase — MYKVVFFDVDGTLLSEIDRSMHESTKEAIQRLIDKGIHVVVTTGRPYSLCSQFKELGIHTIISANGAHIKCGETVIHKSVISSEIVHDILGFAELHGHGVSYFTEGFAMNGIASDNERVIQALSETLNLEEYPEKSKDLSEEIYCLCLYADEIESQKFIKKYPMLTFDRFHGYVINVLEDSKVSKLTAIQKVLEHLNICESEAVAFGDGRNDIEMLQYVGLGIAMGNGGEELKTRADFVTKKASEGGIAFALKEFRII; from the coding sequence ATGTACAAAGTAGTGTTTTTTGATGTTGATGGCACTCTTTTAAGCGAAATAGATAGAAGTATGCATGAAAGTACAAAGGAAGCGATACAAAGATTAATAGATAAAGGAATTCATGTAGTTGTTACTACAGGGAGACCATATAGCTTATGTTCGCAATTTAAAGAGCTGGGCATACATACAATTATTTCTGCAAATGGTGCACATATCAAGTGTGGGGAAACAGTTATACATAAATCGGTAATTTCTAGTGAAATAGTTCACGATATCTTGGGTTTTGCTGAATTACATGGTCACGGTGTTTCTTATTTTACTGAAGGTTTTGCAATGAACGGAATAGCTTCAGATAATGAGCGTGTAATACAAGCGCTTAGCGAGACGTTAAATTTAGAGGAGTATCCTGAAAAAAGCAAGGATTTGTCTGAAGAGATCTATTGTTTATGTTTGTATGCGGATGAAATAGAATCTCAAAAATTTATTAAAAAATACCCCATGCTTACATTCGACCGTTTTCATGGTTATGTCATAAATGTACTGGAAGATAGTAAAGTATCGAAGCTAACTGCAATTCAAAAAGTATTGGAGCATTTAAACATTTGTGAATCAGAAGCGGTTGCTTTTGGTGACGGTAGAAATGATATTGAGATGTTGCAGTATGTAGGATTAGGGATTGCAATGGGAAATGGCGGAGAAGAGTTAAAAACAAGAGCTGATTTCGTTACAAAGAAGGCAAGTGAAGGTGGTATTGCTTTCGCCTTAAAGGAGTTTCGGATAATTTAA
- a CDS encoding MarR family winged helix-turn-helix transcriptional regulator: MGSRKDSLPLGIEPYAELIKKTASADTDPIAAKLGLLMLWTSDNVLDAVDVDLAPLGISESKLDFLLLFILREMESNGEEVNMSPSDIASRLGITRASVTGLLDWMEKRELIVRFHHSEDRRRLKVKITPKGKELVTQSLPTFWLSCASLVDDFNQEECQVLEKLLNKMQVTMQVKLGEGR, from the coding sequence ATGGGTTCAAGAAAAGATTCTCTTCCTTTAGGGATTGAGCCATATGCAGAGCTAATAAAAAAGACAGCATCAGCGGATACGGATCCAATTGCAGCAAAACTTGGTTTGTTAATGTTATGGACGTCTGATAATGTTCTGGATGCTGTTGACGTAGATTTAGCTCCGCTTGGTATTTCAGAAAGTAAATTAGATTTTTTACTGTTGTTTATTTTGCGTGAAATGGAATCAAATGGGGAGGAAGTGAACATGAGTCCTTCGGATATTGCGAGTCGATTAGGGATAACACGTGCTTCTGTCACTGGCTTATTAGATTGGATGGAGAAACGAGAGTTAATCGTAAGATTCCATCATTCTGAAGATCGAAGAAGATTAAAAGTGAAAATTACTCCGAAAGGAAAAGAACTAGTTACGCAATCTTTACCAACTTTTTGGTTATCTTGCGCTTCGTTAGTTGACGACTTTAATCAAGAAGAGTGTCAAGTTTTAGAGAAGTTATTAAATAAAATGCAAGTAACTATGCAGGTGAAATTAGGAGAAGGTAGATAA
- a CDS encoding MFS transporter, producing the protein MEIGKEINSEKNYTIMTVVLCWSGMVVMSSLYVTIPLIALFSDLFNISLAQSAATGSIFSVGFAIGCLLFGAISDKYGRKKVIFIGLLALSIISFSLGFVDSIFWLVILRGLQGIAAATFSPVALAYVVEMFPVEKKVTTIGFVSTGFLVAGIVGQVISTVVSQHFGWHMVFFLLSIVYMITAVWVQYSLPKGATSQSYTDILGPIKQMGKVFTHKSLVLSYMIAFVLLMAFVNIYTVLGNYLSSPIYNLNAEQILYFRLAGLFGMMLSPIAGRLTKRFEVRKVLQGGLLVAIFNLSAMGFVSYLPLLVIMSVCFVIGIAISVPSLVALVGQLGGKARGIAVSIYTFILFLGTSIGPLISIYLMKIGSYAQTFILLGMILFIGFIASLFINNEHVFDDM; encoded by the coding sequence ATGGAAATAGGAAAGGAAATAAATAGTGAAAAGAATTACACAATAATGACGGTTGTATTATGTTGGTCGGGTATGGTAGTTATGTCTAGTTTATATGTAACAATCCCTTTAATTGCTCTATTTTCAGACCTTTTTAATATTTCACTAGCACAATCTGCAGCTACAGGTAGTATATTTTCTGTTGGCTTTGCTATAGGGTGTTTGTTATTTGGGGCAATCTCTGATAAATACGGGCGAAAAAAAGTGATCTTTATTGGGTTACTTGCTCTGTCGATCATTTCTTTTTCCTTAGGGTTTGTAGATAGTATATTTTGGCTTGTTATTCTTAGAGGATTACAAGGGATAGCGGCAGCTACGTTTTCTCCAGTAGCATTAGCCTACGTTGTAGAAATGTTTCCAGTAGAAAAAAAGGTTACAACAATAGGATTTGTTAGTACCGGTTTTTTAGTAGCTGGAATTGTAGGTCAGGTTATAAGTACGGTTGTGAGTCAACATTTTGGATGGCATATGGTATTCTTTCTTCTTAGCATTGTCTATATGATTACTGCTGTATGGGTTCAGTATTCTCTTCCAAAAGGGGCGACATCTCAATCTTATACTGATATTTTAGGACCGATTAAACAGATGGGTAAAGTATTTACACATAAAAGCTTAGTATTGAGCTATATGATAGCTTTTGTTTTATTAATGGCTTTTGTTAATATTTATACTGTTTTAGGGAATTATTTGAGCTCTCCTATTTACAATTTAAATGCAGAACAAATCCTTTATTTTCGCTTAGCGGGGCTATTTGGTATGATGCTGTCACCGATTGCGGGTCGTTTAACAAAGAGGTTCGAAGTAAGGAAAGTTCTCCAAGGTGGATTGTTGGTCGCTATTTTTAATCTAAGTGCAATGGGCTTTGTTTCATACTTACCTCTACTTGTCATAATGAGTGTCTGTTTTGTAATAGGTATTGCTATATCAGTTCCGTCTTTAGTTGCTCTTGTCGGCCAATTAGGAGGGAAAGCAAGGGGAATAGCAGTTTCCATTTATACTTTTATTTTATTTTTAGGTACTAGTATCGGACCCCTCATTTCTATTTATCTTATGAAAATAGGAAGTTATGCTCAAACGTTTATTTTATTAGGAATGATACTTTTTATTGGTTTTATAGCTTCTCTATTTATAAATAATGAACATGTATTTGATGATATGTAG